TTGCTTCTGTGCGCATCTCTGATCTGCCCCTTTTGTTCGCGGATGCTTTAATTCTTAAAcaatagtttttatttttcttttattttgtctttGCTGATTGGCTGGCTAATTGGGCTGAGATCCGCCCACTAAGTTTCTATTTGTTGAAAGCCCCCACTGGTTTCACCAAAAAAGAAGCCTCCACTGGGTTTcgtatgttttattttgtgggCATTGGAATAGTAAAATGCCCTTGTACCTGAAACGCGTTCCAAAGGCCTAACGAATTTTGACGAGTAAAAGACGAACTCAAAGCATTTGCGAGTGATGGACAACATATGACCAAATGAAATTTGTCACATTAGATAGATACAATTCAAGACATCTTTCTCTTTATATACACGTGCTATTGGGGAGACGAATTCAAACACACAATCTCGAGTGGAAAGGTATTTGTTCATATGGCAAGTCTTGTTCTTGGTTTGAGGATTGTAATTTTACTTATACATTAAATAATTCAAGAAGCAGCATTGCTACAATTTAGAAAACATGGTGCCAAGCTGAAATTTAGTAGGTCCAAGAATATACGAATACGATCCGTTATGGGTTATAAGCACGCCTACTTGTGCGAAAGGGACGTGTCTAAAAGCCCAGTTGTTTAAACGACGTCGCGTTGGTCGAAGGCTACATAGAATTGAAGATCAGAAAGCAAAGCCAAAAAGCCAAAacgaagaaagaagaaagaaaaaaaaaggaggagaagaagatgggttacGTTCTGAGAGTGAGATTGGCATCGTTTTTCGGCGGAGCTGCGGTGGCGTCCTTTCTTGGGCTCTATATCCTTCACAATGATTACAAGGTTGCCCACCAGGCCATTTCTCAACAGGTacgtcttttcttctttcttttttttagaatttgcATCCCCAATTCTTAGGTCTTTatcttttccctcatttcGGTACCTTCCATTTTTATGTGTAGACGGAATGTTGAATCTTCAAGTGGATCTTGAAAATGGGtgtgtaaaaaatatgttgttttttCTATTATATTTGTGAAACCCCACGGCTGTTAGGCTCAAAATCGATTAtgaaaagttaaaaacaaACTTGCAGAAAATGATTGATGAACATTTGCTTTTATTATTTGGAATTAAAAAGACATTGGTTCTTAAAGCTTTTGAGTAAATATCATGAATTGCTGCTGAGTAGGTCAAATTAGTTTGTTTAGGAGGAGTGAGGCATTTGAAATTCTTTCGGCCATTGATGACATTGATTGGTATTGTGGTTTCCATCGTGGGTTTAGGTAGTTCAAGTTATGTTTGCAGAGGAAGATTGAAAACAGAATGTTGATATTATAAACAATGTAGACCGATTATGTTGCACAGAAAATTATCACTAATGGTCTTTTATAGTTCCCCTTCTGGCTATGAACGAATCATAACCCGTCCGTAatgttttattctttttgtcTAGTTTGAgctcaaaaaatttatatttcccTCTTTTGCATCCTGTTTTGGATCCCTATCTACTAGTTACGTGTGAGCTTTGATGGTTGCTCTTTAGAGCAATCAATTATCTTTATCTATTGATTGTCTACTTGCAGTCATTTGGATTGATTTTAGCGGGTACCCCTATTGGTTCTTTTCAACTGATTTGCTTACCAAAttgagggaaaaaaagagatgatTTCAATTAAAACTAAGGCTATGTATACAGTCGACCGCGTATGTTTATAGgctatctttaaaataaattgtgtATGATGTATCCTTTTGTGGTGTGAAACAAGCATCCCTTACTATTTAGGACAAGAAAAGAGTCCTTGATTTAACCAGTCCTTTCTGTTGATTGGGTAAAAGCAATTTTGCTAATAACATAATGCTGCTGGAACTGGTCATGAAGAATGACAGTATCCGTGCTTTAAAACTGTTCACAGGTGCTCCCACGCACGCACACATGCAACCTGTAAATTCACTATCCACTCCGCTGACTCAAATTTTGAGAAAGCTACCTAAGAAGCACTTATGATGCAATGGTATTTTTTCGCATGCatgtttgtttgatttgtgTTCTTATGTTGACATGATGGGATCTTTACTATATCCGGCCTTTTAGGGGTTGCATTTTTACTGCCATGAGTGTTTAATAGTTTCTAGGCATTTAAAGGATAGAAGAATTGTgaatgttttttctttgtttctccaGGTGAGAGGCCTCCATGAGTCATTGGATAGACGAATTTCAACTCTCGAAAGTTTAAAACAAACTGAAGCTTCACAACCTGCAGAAGCAGCTGAATAGATGCCTTGAGAATGCTAGTGCAGTTGAATCCTGTGGCACGAAAGATCCTTTTTGTCTCGTGTTTTTATGCAGATGGTTTCTATGTAGTTTCTCCTCCCTTTGCAAAGAATAATTACTTATGACATAATTGGTCTGTTTGGTATGCCCAATCATTTGTGATTTACTAGAATACTTTTGAGTATTTGTATTCTCGTATCAGATGAAAACAGTGACTAGGTCTGAGAGAAATTATGCATCCGACTATCGGTTATGGCTATGAATATGTCgttgaaatttttatggtATGGCTGTAGTATGTGCTTTTGGGTGTGTCAAATTTGTTCCATGTGATTGTGAAGCTTATTTAGagctaaaataaaaaaaccggAGGGGTTGGTAGCGTTGGTTGGTTGCAGGGCCCAATCTAGAACTGGTCAAGTCAAGAAAAGAGGCGAAGGGAGCAAAGCCCATTCTCCCCTGTTCCCTTCCCTTtctgaggaggaggaggaggaggaggaggaggatgacaTACATTCATTAAGTGGTGGACCTCAGACTCAGAAGCTGTACCATGAATTGTTTCCAGAAAGAGAAGGCACCGTCCGTACCCCTCCTCCTATCCTTATCCTATGTGCATAAAGaggaaaaaatagaaaagcagGGATGGTAATGGTATGGCATTGGGAAAAAGAAgtgacaaaaatgaaaaaggtcGAGTGTTCCTTGCGTttagccaaaaacaaaacaattgggAAATGGAATGAATATCAAGTATGTGGTCCCTTGAGATAGAAGAGCCCATCCCTGACCATGACCAGATGACGATGCTGGTTCAGACAGAGCAAGCCTAATCATAAAATGATAGACATCATCAGTTGCTGAGTGGGTTCTTCTCAGTGCTGACGACAAAGAATAATTAAATCCTAAAATAATAGAATAAAAAGAGTTGGTGTTTGTTTCCTTGGCGGTGGTAGCTTCGAATTCATCGATCAACAACatcaattcaaattcaatcattcaaccaaacaaaatgaagCCGTCCACGCCGATAGATTAGATAGCGTTGTTAGTGAATGGATTGTTCCTTCGTCGGAGACACACACTTCTCTTCTAAGCAACCCTAACTATTATCATTATATCATACataatcattcatatatacGTTGGACTTGCACCCCATTGCATGGCACATGGACCTCTTACTCTTTATGCATCATATAACAATCATATATGCGGACATGGTTATTTTCATGCATGTgcatttgagagagagagagctttgtgttttttcttttggactaaaagaaaacacaaacctTGATAGAAAATAGGTGAGAGTAAAACAGTCAGGATTCCAAATGGAGGTGGCGATAAAGAGGAAAGGCAGGAGTTCAATTtcaaagggaaagagaaagaaaagagagagaggtattTGTCTTTGCACATTGCAGATGATGGGGACATCCCATTTCACCCCTCCAGCTAGCTGTGTCcctcccaacccaacccatcaattcatttcaattcaattcaccctctcctctctcctctctcctctgcCATTCCCCCAAGCTGCCACCTCATCCCCCATTCCATCTCCCAAGTCCCCTAACATTTCCtttgaaaccctaaacccttccTCCTTTTATTCTCAGACATCCCCCATTTCTTTTCTGCCACCACTTGTTTGTGTCACCAAATTAGAAACTTGTTATATTCCTGTATATTCTTGTGTAACATCGTATTACTCATGGGCTTGTAAGTCAAATGACGAAGAGTAGTTATTCATGCAATCGAGTTTATGTGTTTGAATTCTatcaatatcgcttgtataaagaaaggaaaaagtatTTGCAGggggtaaaaaaaaatgcaatccATTTATTAGATTTGGAGCGGAGGGTAGAAAGGTTGTTGACTGACTCTAGAGAGCGACAactgtttttgaaatttgatccAACCCATTGGAGCTGAATAACTTTCATGGTTGGACCAAATCTTTCAGAGACAATTAATTAAGGCATACAAATGCAGTTATGGGTTGTTTGTGAAGTAATTAATGAGGTGATTACATTTAAGTGTTTGATTAAATGGTGATAAAACTACAATCCAACTTCCATCCAACTTCCAAGCAGAAGAATAGAACAAGAGTGGGAAGTGGTTGCTTTTATTTGGTGTTAATTTATGGGAGAtattttacaaaagaaaagcccatacaaattaaataaaaatcttaaGAAGATCAAAAGTGGCCCAGAATCCAATCCTTTTGTCACCAGCTCATGTGTAGTCGCTATCCTCCTTACTTATATAATTTCCCATCACCACGACCCCCTCGCGTGCACCCCACTTGTCATTTCTGTATTGTATGCCCGGTTCACTCTCCGTCTATGCGTTTCGACTTCACCGACGACGCGCTAAGAGGAGCGAGTGGGGCTCTCTTTACACATTTAGCTAACGCAAACGCATCACGTCTTCGGCCACTGCACCTCCGGATGCAACCAAAGGGCTAACGGTGCTTAACACGACAAATCTGACGCCGTTCTCATCCTTTCTTGGTTTctgctttcttttgtttatttattatttcctttcctcactcattgtttattttaatcttaTTAAATTGGCAAATAAAGAAAGATCCCTTATTTCATTAGCCGACTGAGATTTGAGATGTTTGAAGGGTTTGTTGGGTTGGGCCCTCCTAGTCCTTGTCCTAGTCGTAGAGGCATTGACAGCAAACACGAACATGATGTCTTTTTTAAAGTTAgttaccaaaaaaacaaaaacaaaaacatcaaaataacaaaacaagtGACTATAAACTGTCACGTAATAACATTAACATGACAAGAGAAGTTGATGAATATTAATCAAACTTTTGCTCAAAGTATGCGGTGGTGAGGAGATGTTTAAACCCAATTTCGAAATACTGATTCagattaagaaagaaaaagacaatagTGAATCATGGAGCAGCATAGCAGATGTAACATTTTTTATGGTCGATGCTGCTCGCCTTGTACATAAAATCACCAGTCACCGCACCACTAGATAGATAATCATTGCCTATCTTGTatacaagaaagaaaggaagagggTTTGCTAACAAAGTGGCCAATTCATAAgaatggaaagaaaaagaaaagatcagATTTGTACGGGTTTTAGCCTTACATGCAGAAAACGATAGATGCTACAGTAATgatgaaagagaagagagagagagagagagagagagagagagggtgagaAAAGAAGATGTGTGTATTTGTCAAGTAGCAAGCATGGTGTGCGAATGTTGGAAGCATGGAAGCAAAGCAGAGGCCGAGAATGGCGGCAACCCATTAATCAAATCATAAATCCCACGTAATACTAGTATCACCGTCAGAGATAACttcatttaatttcattaaaatataAGAGAcattgaaagagagagaaaaagagagagagagaaagagaaagataagATAATAAGATATGGGTCTATTGTTGTATTCTTTCTATATCTTGAGACTTGACGATGATGTCGTCAGTGTCTCTGAAAAATCCCCATAAGAAAGCATTAGACAAGCATAAAGCTTTTCCTGGACGTAGAACCAAAAAGTTGGTCTCTAAGTTTTTGGGCAAGAGCTtccatttttttatgtttgataTTCATGGAAAGGTAGTTTCCCAAATAAGGCAactggttttattttatatttttttggagtGAACAAAGCTTTTGGCGTCTCACACAAGGAAACCGAAGAAAATAGGATCTTGGTTTGA
Above is a window of Prunus persica cultivar Lovell chromosome G2, Prunus_persica_NCBIv2, whole genome shotgun sequence DNA encoding:
- the LOC18787143 gene encoding uncharacterized protein LOC18787143 codes for the protein MGYVLRVRLASFFGGAAVASFLGLYILHNDYKVAHQAISQQVRGLHESLDRRISTLESLKQTEASQPAEAAE